The following proteins are encoded in a genomic region of Gloeomargarita sp. SKYB120:
- a CDS encoding ArsB/NhaD family transporter, which yields MESWQVAVAGITFLAVVALIVTEWMHLTVAALLGAMVLVFCQVMTLGEAIGYIGRSYNTLALFFGVMVLVRAFEPTKIFDYLAAQMVLLGKGQGRNLLLGVVAITTPVCAVLPNATTVMLLAPLIPPLAQDIGVDFVPLLILMVMIANSAGLLTMVGDPATYIVADAINLSFMDYFWRLSLGGAIAIAVIVFMLPFLFPKIWRKKLENLDVLPHPTVNHPTVLSVGIVIVVFVLTMFVVGESLPQKISPAAVALMGATLAMLLSHHSGIDTVNNILRDVDWSTLIFFMSIFVLIGGLEKSGIIKSLSEILSMILGQNILLGSIVLIFFVGLVSSVIPNIPLVTAMVPLLKQYVVDVGLAPADVLKPGFDGQFPDTVLPLFYAMMYGATLGGNGTLVGASANIVAAGIAEQHGRRISFRGFLTYGIPVMLAQLVAVSAFVVVRFFLF from the coding sequence ATGGAAAGCTGGCAAGTTGCAGTTGCAGGCATCACCTTTCTGGCTGTAGTGGCATTGATCGTCACTGAGTGGATGCACCTGACCGTCGCTGCCCTGTTGGGTGCCATGGTGCTCGTCTTTTGCCAGGTCATGACCCTCGGGGAAGCCATTGGCTACATCGGGCGCAGTTACAACACACTGGCCTTGTTTTTTGGGGTCATGGTGCTGGTGCGGGCCTTTGAACCTACCAAAATTTTTGACTATCTAGCGGCCCAAATGGTGCTGTTAGGCAAGGGGCAAGGCCGGAATTTACTTTTGGGAGTCGTGGCGATTACCACACCCGTCTGCGCAGTATTGCCCAATGCGACAACGGTGATGTTGCTGGCGCCACTGATACCCCCCCTTGCTCAGGACATTGGTGTGGACTTTGTACCCTTGCTAATCCTGATGGTGATGATTGCCAATTCCGCGGGCTTGTTAACCATGGTTGGCGATCCGGCTACCTATATCGTGGCAGATGCCATTAACTTGAGTTTTATGGATTACTTCTGGCGTTTAAGTTTAGGTGGGGCAATCGCCATTGCTGTGATCGTATTCATGTTGCCGTTTTTGTTCCCCAAAATCTGGCGCAAGAAGTTGGAGAATCTGGATGTTTTGCCCCATCCCACTGTGAATCATCCCACTGTCTTATCCGTCGGCATTGTTATTGTTGTTTTTGTATTAACGATGTTTGTGGTGGGTGAATCGCTACCCCAGAAAATTTCCCCGGCAGCGGTGGCATTAATGGGCGCGACTCTGGCGATGCTCCTCAGTCATCACAGCGGCATTGACACAGTCAATAACATTCTTCGGGATGTGGACTGGAGTACGCTTATCTTTTTCATGAGCATTTTTGTGTTGATTGGCGGCCTAGAAAAAAGCGGCATTATCAAGAGTTTATCCGAGATTTTGAGTATGATTCTCGGTCAGAATATTCTGCTAGGTTCGATTGTTTTAATTTTTTTTGTAGGTTTGGTTTCGAGCGTCATCCCAAATATCCCTCTAGTAACTGCCATGGTGCCCTTGCTAAAGCAATATGTCGTAGATGTGGGCTTGGCCCCTGCTGATGTGTTGAAACCGGGGTTTGATGGGCAATTTCCTGATACGGTATTGCCATTGTTTTACGCCATGATGTACGGAGCGACCTTGGGTGGCAATGGGACGTTGGTAGGGGCTTCAGCCAATATTGTGGCGGCGGGGATTGCGGAGCAGCATGGCCGACGGATTTCGTTTCGAGGTTTTTTGACCTATGGAATACCGGTGATGTTGGCCCAGTTAGTCGCCGTGTCTGCTTTTGTAGTTGTGCGCTTTTTCCTTTTCTAG
- a CDS encoding RNB domain-containing ribonuclease: protein MPFSIGELLGNLPEDKLIAPKVLAKKLFCETESDRLRLKIALDVLTKLSLVTEEFGKYRRVPMPDVVKARLRFSRGSFWAVQEEPGAADIYIPARYLGTAWHGDWGLVKVMRKGRNRRSPEGEVFLVLERAITALVAQVKPSDTGYVAKPMDDRLNITVALPGDEVSQWVDQLVYVRIARYPLAQLPAQGVIKQVLGPDAQSADPSLLVLCKHNLVPNPPAGLPAELVCVPSDWPRQDYRHLATWGLGKLAVSWESGRLGIHIPDGTAYISPETLVDWYARQQGATFGLGNTIYPMTPPVNLGPEWPSISLWVQLDAAGQVGTYRLEPGWVRVDDQPPLEVVASVTDWVERTGQRVGLPMSGAYPLPDEHPSGLPRQENDPAARLAQAVALLANHLLARHLQALQLPGLFRVQPPPDPDAWQRYRFLLQTLGLPVPETLDVTTLLPLIQSHELAPLLQTLFLEILKPPTDSLQAGEHFGLGWTPYLHGVAPLDRYTDLFNQRVLWALFTQGKDRKSSRSKETVDLRSSECHGRVDWPVLPPSVQEELQTQAQQILSQWQERERLHRQAREDYEHLLWLHRCRLSPGQQVRGLIVSVESYGFFVAIERTPLQGRVHVTALRNDWYEFRPQQQALVGRRTNATYAVGMEIDVVVKEVDYYRQQVDLVLPPEPINAGQEANLSGAEILS, encoded by the coding sequence ATGCCATTTTCAATTGGAGAACTTTTGGGCAACTTACCGGAAGATAAACTCATTGCTCCCAAGGTCTTGGCCAAAAAATTGTTCTGCGAAACGGAAAGTGACCGGCTGCGGCTTAAAATTGCCCTGGATGTCTTAACCAAATTATCCCTGGTCACGGAGGAGTTTGGTAAATATCGGCGGGTACCGATGCCGGATGTGGTCAAGGCGCGGTTACGCTTTTCACGGGGCAGTTTTTGGGCTGTTCAGGAGGAACCTGGCGCTGCTGATATCTATATCCCAGCCCGTTATCTGGGTACTGCTTGGCACGGTGACTGGGGGTTGGTCAAGGTCATGCGCAAAGGCCGCAACCGCCGCAGTCCCGAAGGAGAAGTGTTCCTGGTGCTGGAGCGGGCAATCACGGCTTTGGTCGCCCAAGTGAAGCCGAGCGATACCGGTTATGTTGCCAAACCGATGGATGACCGGTTGAATATCACGGTGGCGTTGCCGGGTGACGAGGTAAGTCAGTGGGTGGACCAACTGGTGTACGTCAGGATAGCGCGTTACCCCCTGGCTCAGTTACCCGCTCAAGGAGTGATTAAACAGGTGTTAGGCCCCGATGCCCAGAGCGCTGACCCGTCCCTGCTGGTGTTATGTAAACATAATCTGGTTCCGAACCCACCGGCGGGCTTGCCTGCGGAATTGGTGTGCGTTCCTAGCGACTGGCCGCGACAAGATTACCGGCACTTGGCGACCTGGGGCTTGGGCAAGCTGGCTGTGTCGTGGGAATCAGGGCGTTTGGGGATTCACATTCCCGATGGCACCGCCTACATCTCCCCAGAAACCCTCGTGGATTGGTACGCCCGGCAACAGGGAGCCACCTTTGGTTTGGGGAATACCATCTATCCCATGACCCCTCCCGTGAATTTGGGACCAGAGTGGCCCAGCATTTCCCTGTGGGTGCAGTTGGACGCCGCAGGCCAGGTGGGGACGTATCGCCTAGAACCCGGCTGGGTACGGGTGGATGACCAACCGCCGTTGGAAGTGGTTGCCAGTGTGACGGATTGGGTGGAACGCACTGGCCAGCGAGTGGGTTTGCCCATGTCTGGTGCCTACCCCTTACCAGATGAACACCCGAGCGGTTTGCCCCGCCAGGAAAACGACCCTGCTGCCCGGCTGGCCCAAGCGGTGGCGCTATTGGCAAATCACCTGCTGGCGCGCCATTTGCAAGCCTTGCAACTGCCGGGACTGTTCCGCGTGCAACCACCCCCCGATCCCGACGCCTGGCAACGGTACCGCTTCCTACTGCAGACGCTGGGGTTGCCGGTGCCGGAGACCTTGGATGTGACGACATTGTTGCCTTTGATCCAGTCCCACGAGCTGGCGCCGTTGTTGCAAACGCTATTTCTAGAAATCCTCAAGCCGCCGACTGACAGCCTGCAAGCGGGGGAGCATTTTGGCTTGGGGTGGACTCCTTACCTACACGGGGTGGCGCCGCTAGACCGGTACACGGATTTGTTCAACCAGCGGGTACTGTGGGCGCTATTCACCCAAGGAAAGGACCGCAAAAGTTCCCGTTCCAAGGAAACCGTGGACTTGCGCAGCAGCGAGTGCCATGGGCGGGTGGATTGGCCGGTGTTGCCCCCATCGGTGCAAGAGGAATTACAAACCCAGGCGCAACAAATCTTGTCCCAGTGGCAGGAACGGGAACGGCTCCACCGCCAGGCCCGCGAGGACTACGAGCATTTGTTGTGGTTACACCGCTGCCGGTTGTCGCCGGGGCAACAGGTGCGCGGTTTAATCGTGAGCGTGGAATCCTACGGGTTTTTTGTGGCAATTGAGCGAACGCCCCTCCAAGGACGCGTCCACGTCACTGCTCTGCGCAATGACTGGTACGAATTCCGGCCACAACAACAGGCGCTAGTGGGTCGGCGTACCAATGCTACGTATGCGGTTGGGATGGAAATTGATGTGGTGGTCAAAGAAGTGGATTACTACCGCCAGCAGGTAGATTTGGTGCTGCCGCCGGAGCCAATCAACGCTGGTCAAGAGGCCAATTTATCAGGGGCAGAAATTCTCAGTTGA
- a CDS encoding DUF1670 domain-containing protein yields MDSVRPESDTQIDSFPVELLEDRYQVGHNALYNRLKGLGIKPFKVSRRAYITAQELERLDRLHEFLQQGGTINDFLAQDPNPPADLSINRSEVPVNLTHLIGTVADAVAGAVVSSMRSTAGVIADAVAQRLAQLKTTSDPLEYLRTLEEAYRNGWILSTSEVAYLLRVAPRTITEHGEQFEDSGFIFRRVGKKRGEVAWRVAKPGDLPPPERYQPMDPQTGYPQW; encoded by the coding sequence ATGGATTCCGTGCGTCCTGAGAGCGATACGCAGATTGACAGTTTCCCGGTGGAGTTACTAGAAGACCGGTATCAGGTGGGTCACAACGCCTTGTACAACCGGCTCAAGGGACTGGGCATCAAACCCTTCAAGGTGAGTCGGCGGGCCTACATCACAGCCCAGGAGTTGGAGCGATTAGACCGGCTACACGAATTTTTGCAACAGGGGGGCACCATCAATGACTTTTTAGCCCAAGACCCCAATCCCCCCGCTGATTTAAGCATCAACCGTTCCGAGGTTCCGGTCAATCTCACCCACTTGATTGGAACCGTAGCCGATGCAGTGGCGGGCGCTGTTGTCAGTAGTATGCGTTCAACCGCCGGTGTTATCGCCGATGCGGTGGCTCAGCGTCTTGCCCAACTCAAAACCACGAGCGACCCGTTGGAATACTTGCGCACCCTGGAGGAAGCCTATCGCAATGGCTGGATTCTCAGCACATCAGAAGTGGCCTATTTGTTGCGGGTGGCGCCCCGGACGATTACCGAACACGGGGAACAGTTTGAGGATTCGGGTTTTATCTTCAGGCGGGTGGGGAAAAAGCGGGGAGAAGTGGCCTGGCGGGTCGCTAAACCTGGTGATTTGCCGCCGCCGGAGCGTTATCAACCCATGGACCCCCAAACCGGTTATCCCCAGTGGTAA
- a CDS encoding DUF4126 domain-containing protein yields MAAVLAVLAAAAAGGFRLAFPLLLILVLQREEAWEQIPVVGRWSPALTLGLLTSWAVWELIAPLHPWGVRLQQPLQVVLSPPVGWLLGVVTAQLMKMPPGFQNLMGYVGAALALLLQLVQVGWLYRRGTFPLWVVLTQDGLCALLAIFALKAPTQGGLIALMLVWLALRTAKAWQRQFQQHRRPQGPD; encoded by the coding sequence ATGGCAGCGGTACTGGCCGTATTGGCAGCCGCAGCGGCGGGGGGATTTCGGTTGGCATTCCCGCTGTTGTTGATCTTGGTGCTCCAACGGGAAGAAGCCTGGGAACAAATTCCCGTGGTGGGACGCTGGTCGCCGGCGCTGACCTTGGGGCTGTTAACGAGCTGGGCAGTGTGGGAACTCATAGCGCCATTGCATCCCTGGGGTGTGCGGTTGCAGCAACCGTTGCAGGTCGTGTTGAGTCCGCCGGTGGGTTGGCTATTGGGTGTCGTGACGGCGCAGTTGATGAAAATGCCCCCTGGTTTCCAGAACTTGATGGGCTATGTTGGTGCTGCCCTGGCATTGCTGCTGCAACTGGTACAGGTGGGCTGGCTGTACCGCCGGGGTACTTTTCCCCTCTGGGTCGTGCTCACGCAAGATGGTTTGTGCGCCTTGCTGGCGATTTTTGCGCTGAAAGCCCCAACCCAGGGTGGCTTGATTGCCCTCATGTTGGTATGGCTGGCGTTACGCACGGCGAAGGCATGGCAACGACAATTTCAACAACACCGGCGTCCCCAAGGCCCGGATTGA